In Mercurialis annua linkage group LG5, ddMerAnnu1.2, whole genome shotgun sequence, a single genomic region encodes these proteins:
- the LOC126681725 gene encoding uncharacterized protein LOC126681725 produces the protein MAISLQGIPQGGLPSTTENNPREHVKAVELQSGRNFEKANGKKHVVEEDEPQIVVDVASSSQESQKECEEVTIDVEESYVRPPPPPLFKLQINLSLADALREKPQYAKFLKDIITNKRSWDSGAMIPIPEMCSSIILNDLPAKLKDPGSFSIPCTIGNMSSINCLCDLGAGINLMPLTLFRTLCGEQPVKSTSMVLQLADNSLKRPYGIVEDVLVKVDKFIFPVDFVILDYAVDKECPMILGRPFMNTGRALIDVHGGKLTLRIDEETVKFDMKKVMRGTVEEEDCMRIDLVDELVRDQLDASMNVFNQDGTRKF, from the exons ATGGCTATCTCACTTCAAGGTATACCTCAAGGGGGATTGCCATCCACTACGGAAAATAACCCTAGAGAacatgttaaggcggtagagctccaAAGTGGGCGAAACTTTGAGAAAGCCAATGGGAAGAAGCatgttgttgaggaggatgagcctcaaatTGTTGTTGATGTAGCAAGCTCAAGCCAAGAGTCACAAAAGGAATGTGAGGAAGTGACCATTGATGTGGAAGAATCGTATGTGaggccaccaccaccaccactattt aaattgcaaattaacCTTAGTTTGGCGGATGCACTACGTGAGAAGCCACAATATGCCAAGTTCTTGAAGGATATCATCACCAACAAAAGAAGTTGGGATAGTGGCGCAATGATTCCCATTCCGGAAATGTGTAGCTCTATTATTTTGAATGATTTACCGGCTAAGTTGAAGGACCCAGgaagtttttctataccttgcactataggaaaTATGAGTTCTATAAATTGCCTATGTGATCTTGGTGCTGGTATTAATCTTATGCCTTTGACTCTTTTCAGGACACTTTGTGGAGAGCAACCCGTGAAGagcacctcgatggtactccaacTAGCGGATAATTCGTTGAAAAGGCCGTATGGGATTGTTGAGGATGTGCTAGTCAAGGTAGATAAGTTTATCTTTCCGGTTGATTTTGTCATACTAGACTATGCGGTTGACAAGGAATGCCCAATGATCTTGGGGCGACCCTTTATGAACACCGGAAGAGCTTTGATTGATGTGCATGGTGGAAAATTGACTTTGCGAATCGACGAAGAAACGGTTAAGTTTGATATGAAGAAGGTCATGAGGGGTACCGTCGAGGAGGAAGATTGCATGAGGATTGATTTGGTTGATGAACTTGTGAGGGATCAACTTGACGCGAGTATGAATGTGTTTAATCAAGACGGAACGAGGAAATTTTAG